One Trichoplusia ni isolate ovarian cell line Hi5 chromosome 6, tn1, whole genome shotgun sequence DNA segment encodes these proteins:
- the LOC113494970 gene encoding popeye domain-containing protein 3-like isoform X1, producing MSHGGVFAKKSEYLEIGEYNFSWPGENGTFQDFGSVNYTMPSGPWYWPWCPLWRFPQHPLFQLSNMLFVASYCAPSTKKGQLWMHTILIFAFMLYSIWAWHVICSPDAFSWNFGFVFLNLAQVVYLVYEMRPVKFDPELEEVYHTLFEPFKVSRLQFKRMVSPDFAHVMSLHAGEAYAMQNLTKTDRLGLLLSGKVNVMSGHQFLHPILPCEFLDSPEFESSRATIDEKFKVSIVAASSCRYVYWQRSSLEYLFVKEPYLACVVTTLIARDITTKLYAMNNKIVTERGSHLDIRLPSISHALARSPRKLRAAAKLPPPTTVQPVPPEKRPSYWTREADPIATVKRNCTPVYDGGDEELMPLAAHEAPAASSDDLSVADSCPDTSSKYHSCEAVETDDELRH from the exons atgtcGCACGGTGGAGTGTTTGCTAAAAAAAGtgaatatttagaaattggagaatataatttttcatgGCCCGGTGAAAATGGTACATTTCAAGATTTTGGCTCGGTAAATTACACTATGCCATCAG GACCCTGGTACTGGCCGTGGTGTCCACTTTGGCGGTTCCCTCAACATCCTCTATTTCAG ctatCCAACATGCTTTTTGTGGCATCCTATTGTGCGCCAAGTACAAAAAAAGGACAATTGTGGATGCACACTATTTTGATATTTG CTTTCATGTTGTATTCAATATGGGCATGGCACGTCATATGTTCACCCGACGCCTTCTCCTGGAACTTTGGCTTTGTGTTCCTAAACCTCGCGCAAGTCGTCTACTTGGTCTATGAGATGAGACCCGTCAAGTTTGACCCTGAACTCGAAGAAGTTTATCATACGTTGTTCGAACCATTTAAG GTATCAAGATTGCAGTTCAAGAGGATGGTTTCCCCGGATTTTGCGCATGTGATGTCGCTACACGCGGGCGAGGCCTACGCCATGCAGAACCTTACTAAGACTGACCGTCTAGGGCTACTTCTTTCTGGAAAG gtgAACGTAATGAGCGGACATCAGTTCTTGCATCCGATCCTGCCATGTGAATTCTTGGATTCCCCGGAATTCGAATCAAGTCGTGCTACCATCGACGAAAAGTTCAAG GTGTCAATTGTAGCAGCATCATCATGTCGCTACGTATACTGGCAGAGGAGCTCCCTCGAATATCTTTTTGTAAAGGAGCCGTATCTCGCGTGTGTGGTCACAACACTAATAGCGAGGGACATCACTACGAAGCTGTACGCGATGAATAATAAGATAGTGACCGAGAGGGGTTCGCACTTGGATATACGGCTGCCGAGTATATCGCATGCATTAGCTAGGAGTCCTAGGAAACTGCGCGCTGCCGCGAAACTGCCGCCGCCGACAACGGTCCAGCCTGTACCGCCTGAGAAACGACCGA GTTACTGGACACGCGAGGCCGATCCTATAGCAACTGTGAAACGGAATTGCACGCCGGTGTACGACGGTGGGGACGAAGAGCTGATGCCTTTGGCCGCTCATGAGGCGCCGGCGGCTTCGTCTGACGACCTGTCTGTAGCTGACAGCTGTCCTGACACGTCCTCCAAGTATCATAGCTGTGAGGCTGTCGAGACAGATGATGAACTCAGACATTAA
- the LOC113494970 gene encoding popeye domain-containing protein 3-like isoform X2, translated as MLYSIWAWHVICSPDAFSWNFGFVFLNLAQVVYLVYEMRPVKFDPELEEVYHTLFEPFKVSRLQFKRMVSPDFAHVMSLHAGEAYAMQNLTKTDRLGLLLSGKVNVMSGHQFLHPILPCEFLDSPEFESSRATIDEKFKVSIVAASSCRYVYWQRSSLEYLFVKEPYLACVVTTLIARDITTKLYAMNNKIVTERGSHLDIRLPSISHALARSPRKLRAAAKLPPPTTVQPVPPEKRPSYWTREADPIATVKRNCTPVYDGGDEELMPLAAHEAPAASSDDLSVADSCPDTSSKYHSCEAVETDDELRH; from the exons ATGTTGTATTCAATATGGGCATGGCACGTCATATGTTCACCCGACGCCTTCTCCTGGAACTTTGGCTTTGTGTTCCTAAACCTCGCGCAAGTCGTCTACTTGGTCTATGAGATGAGACCCGTCAAGTTTGACCCTGAACTCGAAGAAGTTTATCATACGTTGTTCGAACCATTTAAG GTATCAAGATTGCAGTTCAAGAGGATGGTTTCCCCGGATTTTGCGCATGTGATGTCGCTACACGCGGGCGAGGCCTACGCCATGCAGAACCTTACTAAGACTGACCGTCTAGGGCTACTTCTTTCTGGAAAG gtgAACGTAATGAGCGGACATCAGTTCTTGCATCCGATCCTGCCATGTGAATTCTTGGATTCCCCGGAATTCGAATCAAGTCGTGCTACCATCGACGAAAAGTTCAAG GTGTCAATTGTAGCAGCATCATCATGTCGCTACGTATACTGGCAGAGGAGCTCCCTCGAATATCTTTTTGTAAAGGAGCCGTATCTCGCGTGTGTGGTCACAACACTAATAGCGAGGGACATCACTACGAAGCTGTACGCGATGAATAATAAGATAGTGACCGAGAGGGGTTCGCACTTGGATATACGGCTGCCGAGTATATCGCATGCATTAGCTAGGAGTCCTAGGAAACTGCGCGCTGCCGCGAAACTGCCGCCGCCGACAACGGTCCAGCCTGTACCGCCTGAGAAACGACCGA GTTACTGGACACGCGAGGCCGATCCTATAGCAACTGTGAAACGGAATTGCACGCCGGTGTACGACGGTGGGGACGAAGAGCTGATGCCTTTGGCCGCTCATGAGGCGCCGGCGGCTTCGTCTGACGACCTGTCTGTAGCTGACAGCTGTCCTGACACGTCCTCCAAGTATCATAGCTGTGAGGCTGTCGAGACAGATGATGAACTCAGACATTAA